In Cotesia glomerata isolate CgM1 linkage group LG1, MPM_Cglom_v2.3, whole genome shotgun sequence, one genomic interval encodes:
- the LOC123275218 gene encoding probable glutamine--tRNA ligase — protein sequence MKTKVHFHKPGENYKTNGYVVTPNTQKLLAEHLKITGGQVRTRFPPEPNGILHIGHAKAININFGYAAAHNGICYLRYDDTNPEKEEEKFFTGIREMVEWLGYQPAAITHSSDNFQQLYELAVKLIEKGHAYVCHQKSEEMKGFNPPPSPWRERPIAESLQLFEDMNNGLLDEGEATLRMKVTLEEGKQDPVAYRIKFTAHHRTGEKWCIYPTYDFTHCLCDSIENITHSLCTKEFQTRRSSYYWLCNVLDLYCPVQWEYGRLNLSYTVVSKRKIAKLIDEGIVADWDDPRLFTLTALRRRGFPPEAINNFCAQMGVSGAQAVVEPAVLEAAVRDVLNLTAPRHMVVIDPIKITIANFTDQLPTKIEVADFPSDLDKGQHSIAFDEIVYIEAADFREVEEKGFRRLTPKQSVGLKYIGVVLTLQKIEKDPSGKITGLVVRQEPVNDKNKPKAFIHWVAKPKLASIRLYEKLFKHKNPEDVNEVPNGFLSDINSPSKREVVGYIDAGLDAAKPFTQFQFERNGFFSVDPDTRPGKLVFNRTVTLKRRCRKSVT from the exons ATGAAAACCAAGGTCCACTTCCACAAGCCCGGAGAAAACTACAAAACAAACGGCTACGTGGTGACTCCAAACACTCAAAAATTACTCGCGGAGCATCTAAAAATCACCGGTGGACAAGTCCGGACCCGCTTTCCCCCAGAACCAAATGGAATCCTCCACATCGGCCACGCGAAAGCAATAAACATAAACTTCGGCTACGCAGCGGCTCACAACGGAATCTGCTACCTTCGCTACGACGACACCAACCCCGAAAAAGAggaagaaaaattcttcacAGGCATCCGAGAGATGGTAGAGTGGCTGGGGTACCAACCAGCAGCAATCACACACTCATCAGACAACTTCCAGCAATTGTACGAATTAGCAGTGAAGCTGATAGAAAAAGGCCATGCGTACGTTTGCCACCAGAAGAGTGAGGAGATGAAGGGGTTCAACCCTCCCCCGAGTCCTTGGCGCGAGAGACCTATTGCAGAAAGTCTCCAGCTGTTCGAGGACATGAATAACGGGTTGCTGGACGAAGGAGAAGCTACCTTGAGGATGAAAGTAACTCTAGAGGAAGGCAAGCAGGACCCAGTGGCTTATAGAATTAAATTCACGGCTCACCACCGCACCGGAGAAAAATGGTGCATTTATCCTACTTACGACTTCACTCACTGCCTGTGCGACAGTATTGAGAATATCACTCACTCTCTTTGCACCAAAGAGTTCCAGACAAGAAGGTCTTCTTATTATTGGCTCTGCAATGTCCTGGATCTTTACTGTCCAGTCCAGTGGGAGTACGGGAGGTTGAATTTGAGCTACACTGTCGTgtctaaaagaaaaattgctAAGCTAATTGACGAAGGCATCGTTGCAGACTGGGATGATCCAAGATTGTTCACCCTGACTGCTTTAAGAAGAAGGGGATTCCCTCCAGAAGCGATCAACAATTTCTGCGCCCAGATGGGAGTCTCTGGCGCCCAGGCTGTTGTTGAACCAGCGGTTCTTGAAGCTGCTGTTAGAGATGTTCTGAATCTAACCGCTCCCAGACACATGGTGGTCATCGACCCGATTAAAATCACCATCGCTAACTTCACAGACCAGCTCCCGACCAAAATTGAGGTCGCTGATTTTCCCTCTGATCTTGACAAAGGACAACACTCTATTGCTTTTGAtgaaattgtttatattgaagCCGCTGATTTTAGGGAAGTCGAGGAAAAAGGATTCAGAAGACTCACTCCTAAGCAATCGGTGGGGTTGAAATATATTGGAGTGGTTTTGACGCTGCAGAAAATTGAGAAGGATCCTAGTGGGAAAATTACTGGGCTGGTTGTTCGACAGGAACCGGTTAATGATAAGAATAAGCCTAAAGCGTTTATTCACTGGGTTGCTAAACCGAAGCTTGCTTCTATTAGGCTATATGAGAAGTTGTTTAAGCACAAGAATCCCGAGGATGTTAATGAAGTTCCTAATGGGTTTCTTAGTGATATTAATTCGCCGAGTAAGAGGGAAGTTGTGGGGTATATTGATGCCGGGCTTGATGCTGCTAAGCCGTTTACGCAGTTTCAGTTTGAGAGGAATGGATTCTTTTCGGTTGATCCGGATACTCGACCGGGAAAA cttgtCTTCAACAGAACGGTGACACTTAAAAGAAGATGCAGGAAAAGTGTAACTTAa
- the LOC123264739 gene encoding parkin coregulated gene protein homolog: MVNQRQFWAEIHKNNPKYKKKPRVVPAFTIQALQENTIVAKPPKFGLYKPNPPKPSKFRKFYERGLFPISIENDSSSITWKVNIEELDFHHYLPMFFDGLTETEHPYKFLVEQGISDMLEHGGPKILPVVPQLIIPIKNALNTKVPEIICTTMRALQRLVRSADCVGESLVPYFRQILPIPNLLKDRNVNLGEGIDYSQQRGENPADLIQETLEVLERYGGEDAFINIKYMVPTYESCMMN, encoded by the exons atggtAAATCAGCGACAATTTTGGGctgaaattcataaaaataatccaaagtataaaaaaaaaccccgAGTTGTTCCAGCGTTTACAATTCAAGCTCTTCag gaaaACACAATTGTAGCAAAACCTCCCAAGTTCGGTCTCTACAAACCAAATCCGCCAAAACCGTCAAAGTTCCGTAAATTTTACGAACGCGGTTTGTTTCCAATTTCAATAGAAAATGACTCTTCATCAATAACCTGGAAAGTAAACATAGAAGAGCTGGATTTTCATCACTACTTGCCGATGTTCTTCGACGGGTTGACTGAAACCGAGCACCCGTACAAATTTTTAGTCGAACAGGGAATCTCGGACATGCTGGAGCACGGTGGTCCCAAAATATTACCGGTCGTGCCACAATTAATTATACCAATTAAAA ATGCTTTGAATaccaaagttccggaaattaTTTGCACGACAATGAGAGCTTTGCAGCGGCTGGTCAGATCTGCTGATTGTGTTGGCGAATCTTTGGTTCCTTACTTCAGACAAATTCTTCCAATTCCTAATTTACTCAAGGATAGAAATG TGAATCTTGGAGAAGGTATTGATTACTCTCAGCAACGTGGGGAAAATCCAGCggatttgattcaagaaactttaGAAGTATTGGAGAGATATGGTGGCGAAGAtgcatttataaatattaaatatatggtACCTACTTATGAATCTTGTatgatgaattaa